The Argopecten irradians isolate NY chromosome 6, Ai_NY, whole genome shotgun sequence genome has a window encoding:
- the LOC138325739 gene encoding uncharacterized protein, with product MESVLCSVACLVLQRTLVAIILYTNPSNNMPAKTRGKKNKDENSSEDTSTVPTRKSSRRKKAVLQKESPKSNRRTDPNKILKDSNDNEILHEDPKSLQKSKRTTELKHTELTDSRTSVTATTKTAPKEKNTKTKGSSVNIDTRVNEQTTNGIGLEIMSTMADKIAEKVVADLTKEVDLRPVLRRMDDMMKVLADLPKEKSELSTSAKGQEQMNVSITSDVQVQTIIWPTVDVHVQTTQKQQTQNEDVRNIESETSMLWENIMKQKKENRAMHTELHTTRKEFGEAKGKYQAALMCLLTSNSNKQYTTIVNRLSRETLDLDKLCDLVLEAKRKDSVGIKTEPNEPVEVA from the exons ATGGAGAGCGTTCTGTGTAGTGTCGCCTGTCTTGTCCTACAGAGAACCCTTGTGGCCATTATACTATATACCAACCCATCCAACAACATGCCTGCCAAAACTAGAGGAAAGAAG AATAAGGATGAGAACAGTTCAGAGGATACTTCTACTGTTCCAACAAGGAAATCCAGTAGGAGGAAGAAAGCAGTCTTACAGAAGGAGAGCCCAAAGTCTAATAGAAGAACAGACCCGAACAAAATTCTCAAGGACTCTAATGATAATGAAATACTCCACGAAGATCcaaaatcattacaaaaatCCAAACGAACAACAGAGTTAAAACATACGGAACTAACAGATAGTAGAACGTCTGTGACAGCCACAACGAAAACTGCACCGAaagagaaaaatacaaaaaccaAAG GTTCCTCTGTGAACATCGACACAAGAGTTAATGAACAAACGACAAATGGAATCGGTTTGGAAATCATGAGCACCATGGCTGACAAAATAGCTGAAAAG GTTGTGGCTGACCTCACAAAAGAAGTTGATCTACGACCTGTCCTTAGGAGAATGGATGACATGATGAAG GTTCTAGCTGACCTCCCCAAAGAAAAGTCAGAACTGTCCACATCCGCAAAAGGACAAGAACAG ATGAATGTGTCTATCACATCAGACGTCCAAGTTCAGACAATAATTTGGCCAACTGTGGATGTTCATGTCCAAACAACTCAGAAACAACAAACGCAAAACgaagacgtcagaaacattgaGAGTGAAACGAGTATGCTATGGGAGAATATAATGAAACAGAAGAAAGAAAACAGAGCTATGCATACAGAACTTCACACAACAAGAAAGGAATTCGGCGAGGCGAAGGGCAAATACCAG GCAGCCTTGATGTGTCTCCTGACATCAAACAGCAACAAACAGTACACTACTATAGTCAACAGGCTTTCCAGGGAAACCCTTGACCTGGACAAACTCTGCGATCTGGTGTTGGAAGCAAAAAGAAAGGATTCCGTGGGAATAAAAACAG AGCCTAACGAACCCGTTGAAGTAGCTTGA